A genomic stretch from Salarias fasciatus chromosome 18, fSalaFa1.1, whole genome shotgun sequence includes:
- the sdr39u1 gene encoding epimerase family protein SDR39U1, which translates to MRVLVGGGSGFVGRELTRLLRDKGHEVTVISRQPGPGKITWSELESNGLPPCEGAVNLAGENLMNPLRWWNESYKKDLFSSRIDTTKALSQAIAASPSPPHSWVLVSGVACYKPSLTAQYTEDSEWTPFDLLSKLVREWEAAAQLPEDTAKSTRQVVIRPGAVLGRDGGAMKQMMLPFWLGLGGTLGSGRQPFPWIHVSDLAGIIAHSLEPAADAPRPSPQVLNGVAPALNTNYEFTKELGRILRRPTIFPVPGFVMNTLMGSERAVVLTQGQKVIPKRTLESGFQFKYPDLTSALTQIVGS; encoded by the exons ATGAGAGTTTTAGTCG GTGGGGGATCTGGCTTTGTGGGTCGTGAACTGACCCGCCTGCTGAGGGACAAAGGTCATGAGGTGACGGTGATCTCTCGGCAGCCCGGTCCAGGAAAGATAACCTGG AGTGAGTTGGAGTCCAATGGCCTCCCGCCGTGCGAGGGTGCCGTTAACCTGGCTGGAGAGAATCTCATGAACCCACTGCGATG GTGGAACGAAAGCTATAAGAAGGACTTGTTCTCCAGTCGAATTGACACGACAAAAGCTTTGTCTCAAGCCATTGCTGCTTCACCCTCTCCACCTCACTCCTGGGTGTTGGTATCTGGAGTCG CTTGTTACAAACCCAGCCTGACAGCCCAGTATACAGAGGACAGCGAGTGGACTCCGTTTGACCTCCTCTCAAAGCTGGTCAGAGAGTGGGAGGCCGCCGCGCAGCTTCCCGAGGACACGGCCAAAAGCACCAGACAAGTCGTCATTCGGCCCG GGGCGGTGCTGGGTCGAGACGGCGGCGCCATGAAGCAGATGATGCTCCCCTTCTGGCTGGGCCTGGGCGGCACCCTGGGGTCCGGACGGCAGCCGTTCCCCTGGATCCACGTCTCGGACCTGGCGGGGATCATCGCCCACTCCCTGGAGCCGGCGGCCGACGCCCCCCGCCCCTCGCCGCAGGTGTTGAACGGAGTCGCGCCGGCTCTCAACACCAACTACGAGTTCACCAAAGAGCTGGGCCGGATCCTGAGGCGGCCCACCATCTTTCCCGTGCCCGGCTTCGTCATGAACACGCTGATGGGCTCCGAGAGGGCCGTGGTCCTCACTCAAGGCCAGAAAGTCATCCCCAAGAGGACTTTAGAGTCTGGATTTCAGTTCAAGTATCCCGACTTGACCTCAGCTCTGACGCAGATCGTTGGGAGTTGA
- the ltb4r2b gene encoding leukotriene B4 receptor 2b translates to MTNVTHSFHIVTPNDTNHEDDSVVSNDFSTTLGALILGLVFLLGVPGNLFVVWSIVARIQRRSVTTLLILNLACADGFLMALTVFFIIYLAKQSWVFGNVMCKGVFYLCNTNMYASIFLITLMSIHRLLAVVFPRRVSRRITRKVVRRVILGMWVLVMLISLPSLVFRDVRVDSDEKDKKRLVCAPNHTLPRHVRFQYAFETVSGFFLPYVIIITCYVMILRRLRQTKFQRKVRSENLILAIVVTFGLFWLPYHVINMIQVAAEWYPDNSPTREILDHIAKSSRAVTSALAFISSCANPVLYTFAGKSYIKQNGLAFMAKLFEGTASEQTGNKSRVLRNNGHNVGDSSNTNSSTQNGVIQ, encoded by the exons ATGACAAACGTCACTCATTCCTTCCACATCGTCACACCCAACGACACCAACCACGAGGACGACAGCGTGGTGAGCAATGACTTCTCCACCACCCTGGGCGCCCTCATCCTGGGCCTGGTCTTCCTCCTGGGCGTCCCCGGAAACCTCTTCGTCGTCTGGAGCATCGTGGCGCGCATCCAGCGGCGCTCCGTCACCACGCTGCTCATCCTCAACCTGGCGTGCGCCGACGGCTTCCTCATGGCCCTCACCGTCTTCTTCATCATCTACCTGGCCAAGCAGAGCTGGGTGTTCGGCAACGTCATGTGCAAAGGCGTCTTCTACCTGTGCAACACCAACATGTACGCCTCCATCTTCCTCATCACGCTGATGAGCATCCACCGGCTGCTGGCCGTGGTGTTCCCGCGCAGGGTGTCCCGGAGGATCACCAGGAAGGTCGTGAGGAGGGTCATCCTGGGCATGTGGGTGCTGGTCATGCTCATCTCGCTGCCGTCGCTGGTGTTCAGAGACGTGAGGGTCGACAGCGACGAGAAGGACAAGAAGAGACTGGTGTGCGCGCCCAATCACACCCTCCCTCGACAC gtcAGGTTTCAGTACGCCTTCGAGACCGTTTCTGGGTTCTTTCTGCCGTACGTTATCATCATCACCTGCTACGTCATGATCCTGAGGCGTCTCAGGCAGACCAAGTTTCAGAGAAAGGTCCGCAGCGAGAACCTCATCCTGGCCATCGTGGTGACGTTCGGCCTCTTCTGGCTGCCGTACCATGTGATCAACATGAtccag GTGGCGGCTGAATGGTACCCAGACAACTCACCAACGAGAGAAAT ATTGGATCATATTGCTAAATCCAGCCGCGCCGTCACCTCCGCCTTGGCCTTCATCAGCAGCTGTGCCAATCCGGTCCTCTACACCTTCGCCGGGAAGTCCTACATCAAGCAGAACGGATTAGCTTTCATGGCCAAACTCTTCGAGGGCACAGCCTCGGAGCAGACGGGGAACAAGAGCCGGGTCCTGCGGAACAACGGACACAATGTGGGCGACTCCAGCAACACGAACTCCTCCACACAGAATGGGGTCATCCAGTGA
- the LOC115405909 gene encoding E3 ubiquitin-protein ligase znrf2, protein MGARASRIQEDPVPSAFGKDGAKRDSYRRPRCTRPTSLVVDFSGSFEDTEANRSRSEEGSDSDLGQHGASADGSPADHHSIPSGIGQASPADDNSSEGKPQEDGSASPGAPADAEHQPGEETGRTPHRTFSERLPGNRHSSSRSVGARSARVRGTHQRPVSEAWIGLYRVNNRHGNIRCPFCSKPFPGGRIEDHLLSCLTSPPLPYNTDMLSKDSGECSICLEDLVQGETIARLACLCVYHKSCIDSWSKVKPCCPEHPFD, encoded by the exons ATGGGGGCGAGAGCGAGCCGCATCCAGGAAGACCCGGTCCCCTCCGCCTTCGGGAAGGACGGCGCCAAGCGGGATTCCTACCGGCGACCCCGCTGTACGAGGCCCACCAGTCTTGTCGTCGACTTCTCGGGGAGCTTCGAGGACACGGAGGCCAACCGGAGCCGGTCGGAGGAGGGCAGCGACTCGGACCTCGGGCAGCATGGGGCGAGCGCCGACGGCAGCCCCGCGGACCACCACAGCATCCCCTCCGGCATCGGCCAGGCTTCGCCTGCGGACGACAACAGCAGCGAGGGCAAGCCCCAGGAAGACGGCAGCGCGAGCCCGGGGGCGCCCGCAGACGCGGAGCACCAGCCCGGAGAGGAGACAGGCCGCACGCCCCACCGCACTTTCTCCGAGCGGCTGCCCGGGAATCGCCACTCTTCCTCCCGCAGCGTCGGCGCACGGTCCGCCCGGGTGCGGGGCACACACCAGCGGCCGGTGTCGGAGGCGTGGATCGGCCTCTACCGCGTTAACAACCGCCACGGCA ATATCCGCTGTCCCTTCTGCTCAAAGCCTTTCCCGGGGGGTCGGATCGAGGATCACCTGCTGAGCTGTCTCACGTCTCCGCCTCTACCTTACAACA CCGACATGCTCAGTAAAGACAGCGGAGAGTGCTCGATCTGTCTGGAGGACCTGGTGCAGGGAGAGACCATCGCCAGGCTGGCTTGTCTCTGCGTCTACCACAAGAG CTGCATCGACTCCTGGTCCAAGGTGAAGCCCTGCTGCCCCGAGCATCCCTTCGATTGA
- the parp2 gene encoding poly [ADP-ribose] polymerase 2: MRRTRASNKKSQSAAESEDVRLKTEWQWMGDGKQWVAYPPAACALLDSAVSSGETSVTLQLGSGTAYDVDLKKMVQINPVTKYKRKIRSHTVKLESSADDGEATTQNGKPAEVKEEEEEEAEEQPAPKKRRGQSKKQIKTEETPKAEAKDEAEVVKKVVLKGMAPVDPECKAKLGKAHVYSEGKEVFDVMLNQTNLQFNNNKYYLIQLLEDDSSKAYSVWMRWGRVGKVGQSSLTACGADLLKAKNVFKKKFFDKTKNEWDDRQNFEKEPGKYDMVFMDYSANDKEENKTTVDTAPKKKTSKLDEKVQQLLELICNIRTMEECVLEMKFDVRKAPLGKLTTEQIRAGYQALKMIEDCLKRKGSGQQLLEACNQFYTRIPHDFGLRTPPIIRTEQELKDKIALLEALSDIQIAVKMVQSSEDGDEHPADKQYQALRCKLQPLDSSSSEFKMIEKYLQSTHAPTHSDYTMSVVDIFSVDRDGESASFLSQLHNRTLLWHGSRLSNWAGILSQGLRVAPPEAPVTGYMFGKGIYFADMSSKSANYCFASQNNKVGLLLLCEVALGDSNELLNADYEASNLPAGKSSTKGLGRTGPDPRKAVTLNGATMPMGPGVKTSVGSASGYSLLYNEFIVYDPAQIRMRYLLRIQFNYSSSLW, from the exons ATGAGGCGAACACGGGCTTCTAACAAAAAGAGCCAGAGTGCAGCAGAAAGTGAAGATGTCCGGCTGAAAACAG AGTggcagtggatgggagacggcAAGCAGTGGGTGGCGTATCCGCCCGCCGCCTGCGCCTTGCTGGACTCAGCCGTGTCTTCTGGGGAGACGTCCGTCACTCTGCAGCTCGGCTCGGGGACGGCCTACGACGTGGATCTGAAGAAGATGGTCCAGATAAATCCTGTCACCAAATACAAGAGGAAGATTCGCTCCCACACCGTGAAGCTCG aaagttCAGCGGATGATGGTGAGGCGACGACACAAAATGGGAAACCGGCTGAagtcaaagaggaagaagaagaagaggcagaaGAGCAGCCTGCGccgaagaagaggagaggacagagcaaGAAGCAGATAAAGACAGAAGAAACTCCCAAAGCAGAGGCAAAAGATGAAG CGGAGGTTGTGAAGAAGGTGGTCTTGAAGGGAATGGCTCCAGTGGACCCAGAATGCAAAGCCAAGCTGGGAAAG GCTCACGTCTACAGTGAAGGAAAAGAGGTTTTCGATGTGATGCTCAACCAG aCGAATCTTCAGTTTAACAACAACAAGTATTACctgatccagctgctggaggacgactCCTCCAAAGCCTACAGCGTGTGGATGAGATGGGGCCGAG TGGGCAAAGTGGGCCAGAGCAGCCTCACCGCCTGCGGCGCAGACCTGCTCAAGGCCAAGAACGTCTTCAAGAAAAA gtttttCGACAAGACGAAGAACGAGTGGGACGACCGGCAGAACTTTGAGAAGGAGCCCGGGAAGTACGACATGGTGTTCATGGATTACAGCGCCAACGAcaag GAGGAGAATAAGACCACGGTGGACACCGCTCCCAAAAAGAAGACCTCCAAGCTGGATGAGAAggttcagcagctgctggagctcatctGTAACATCAGAACCatggaggagtgtgtgctgGAGATGAAGTTCGACGTCCGCAAGGCTCCCCTCG GaaagctgaccactgagcagatCCGCGCCGGCTACCAGGCGCTGAAGATGATCGAGGACTGTCTGAAGAGGAAGGGCAgcggccagcagctgctggaggcctgcaACCAGTTCTACACCCGCATCCCGCACGACTTCGG GCTGAGGACTCCGCCCATCATCCGCACGGAGCAGGAGCTGAAGGATAAAATCGCCCTGCTGGAG GCGCTGAGTGACATCCAGATCGCCGTGAAGATGGTGCAGAGCAGTGAGGACGGCGACGAACACCCGGCCGACAAACAGTACCAGGCCCTCCGCTGCAAGCTGCAGCCcctggactccagcagcagcgagTTCAAG ATGATAGAGAAGTACCTGCAGTCCACGCACGCCCCCACACACTCCGACTACACCATGAGCGTGGTGGACATCTTCTCCGTGGACCGGGACGGCGAGAGCGCCAGCTTCCTGTCTCAGCTGCACAACAG GACCCTGCTGTGGCACGGCTCCCGCCTCTCCAACTGGGCCGGGATCCTCAGCCAGGGCCTCCGGGTGGCGCCGCCTGAAGCCCCCGTCACCGGCTACATG tttggtAAGGGCATCTACTTCGCTGACATGTCGTCAAAAAGTGCCAACTACTGCTTCGCCTCGCAGAACAACAAGgtcgggctgctgctgctgtgcgaA GTTGCCCTGGGAGACTCCAACGAGCTGCTCAACGCCGACTACGAGGCCAGCAACCTCCCAGCTGGGAAGAGCAGCACCAAGGGCCTGGGCCGGACCGGGCCGGACCCCAGGAAGGCCGTCACGCT GAACGGAGCCACGATGCCGATGGGCCCCGGGGTGAAGACCAGCGTGGGCTCGGCCAGCGGCTACTCCCTGCTCTACAACGAGTTCATCGTCTACGACCCCGCCCAGATCCGCATGCGCTACCTGCTGAGGATCCAGTTCAACTACTCGTCCTCGCTGTGGTGA
- the mettl17 gene encoding methyltransferase-like protein 17, mitochondrial has product MTLRSLGVVVLCQRAAVLRVTCRDMSAAANPQTQSDFLRGKPHRKHPGVTNLKTLRLPQELQIAAQSVIQRAEVAELSERVRKLTNFLWSRKRLIEDVALRKRAVNLEKELWGKAMLTGPDVDEDLLNDRIRKKVLSELRRTTYHWTPLKYDEELGVVYMAARLAGGYAAVKRALHEIKKRDPSFAPQSLLDFGSGLGTVAWASHSYWGDSLKEMVCVDSSGSMNNLAERLLKGDDEGAAPHIKHVYFRQFLPVSPKVQFDLVVSAFTLSELPGVKDREDAVFTLWRKTSSYLVLVENGTKEGHQMLMEARDALLKKQEKTVHDPRPASVFAPCPHELTCPKLTSQTAVPCNFLQFYQPLLLPGHHQSQTEKFSFLVLSRSRPAAAAEGVDWARLIAPVLRRTRHVHCRMCCPDGQLQHVVVTARKHSRDVYRCARSSDWGDQLPLIPNAQEDVSDSE; this is encoded by the exons ATGACCTTACGAAGCCtcggtgttgttgttttgtgccaGCGCGCGGCTGTGCTCAGGGTCACGTGCAGG GATATGAGTGCAGCTGCTAACCCACAAACCCAGTCAGATTTCCTGAGAGGAAAACCACACAGGAAGCATCCAGGTGTGACCAACCTGAAAACTCTGCGGCTGCCTCAAGAACTACAGATTGCTGCACAGTCGGTTATCCAGC GAGCAGAAGTGGCTGAGCTCTCTGAACGCGTCCGCAAACTCACCAATTTCCTGTGGAGCAGGAAGCGGCTGATTGAAGATGTGGCTTTGAGGAAAAGAGCTGTAAACTTGGAGAAAGAACTCTGGgggaaagccatgctgacagggCCGG ACGTAGACGAGGACTTGCTGAACGATCGCATCAGGAAGAAAGTTCTGTCAGAGCTCAGAAGAACAACATATCACTGGACACCACTGAA GTACGATGAGGAGCTGGGAGTGGTGTACATGGCAGCTCGGCTGGCTGGAGGCTACGCAGCAGTGAAGAGAGCTCTGCatgag ATAAAGAAAAGAGATCCTTCGTTTGCTCCTCAGTCTCTCCTGGATTTCGGTTCAGGCCTGGGAACAGTTGCATG ggCATCCCACTCTTACTGGGGTGACTCTTTAAAGgagatggtgtgtgtggacagctCCGGCTCAATGAACAACCTGGCTGAACGGCTTCTCAAAG GTGACGATGAAGGAGCTGCTCCTCACATCAAACACGTCTATTTCAGACAGTTCCTGCCTGTTTCTCCTAAG GTGCAGTTTGACTTGGTGGTCTCAGCGTTCACCCTGTCAGAGCTTCCTGGTGTGAAGGATCGAGAAGACGCCGTGTTCACTCTTTGGAGAAAAACCAGCTCATATTTG GTTCTGGTTGAAAACGGGACAAAGGAGGGTCATCAAATGCTGATGGAGGCCAGAGACGCTTTACTGAAG AAACAAGAGAAGACGGTACACGACCCCAGGCCGGCGTCTGTCTTTGCTCCG TGTCCCCATGAACTCACATGTCCAAAACTAACAAGTCAGACGGCCGTACCCTGCAACTTCCTGCAGTTCTaccagcctctgctgctccctgGG CATCACCAGAGTCAGACGGAGAAGTTCAGCTTCCTGGTTCTGAGCCGCTcgcgcccggcggcggcggcggagggcgtGGACTGGGCCCGGCTGATCGCGCCGGTGCTGCGCAGGACGAGACACGTCCACTGCCGGATGTGCTGTCCCGACGGACAGCTGCAGCACGTGGTGGTGACGGCTCGGAAACACAGCAG AGACGTGTACCGCTGCGCCCGGAGCAGCGACTGGGGGGATCAGCTGCCGCTCATTCCAAACGCCCAGGAAGACGTCAGTGACTCGGAATGA